GCAATTCAAGCGTTAGGGTTAGCTGTACCTGAATCAGCCGTTCGGAGTGGTGTTGCGAACGCTAGGTTACCAGGTCGTATGCAACGATTAGGTACCTCGCCACAACAATTCTTGGATGTTGCACATAATCCTGAGTCAGCGGGTTACCTCGCAACACAACTCGCACGTTTAAAGCAAGAGGCTCATTTGCCAGTTAAGATTATTGCTGTTGTTGGCATGCTCAAAGATAAAGATATCGCAGCAAGTTTGGCAGCTTTAACAGGTGTTATCGATTGTTGGCACTTAGCGACATTACAGGGCGAACGCGCTGCACCTTGTCAGCAAATCGAGCAGGGATTAGTGGATGCAATGCAACAGAGTGGGAAAAGCCGTGATAGCCTTAGCCAGCAGCCTATGAGTCATGATACAATAGCGCAAGCTTGGCAATCAGCAAATCAAAGTGCTGATTGTAATGACATTATTATTGGTTTCGGCTCGTTTTTCACGGTAGCGGAAATTATCCAACATATAAGTGGTTAAATAAACGTGGCATCGACATTTCAACATCGTTTAGTCGGCACTATTATTCTAGTGGCGATTGGTATCATATTTTTACCTGACTTACTAGATGGTCAGAAGGTCACGTATCGTGAGAATGCAGCGAGCATTCCCTTGCGCCCTGCGTTAGTTGAACTTGCTGAGCCCGTTAACTTTGATTCATTTGATAATGAAGTGGCCGAATTACTCATTGAACCCGCCCCCACAATTAATTTAACGGCGGCTAAAAAAGCGGAACCGGCAGTATACAAACCTAAACCTATCACTAAAGCACCGAAACTTATCCCATTAGCTAAACCTGTCGAAACTACAAAATTAATACCGCCAGTTGGTAATAGTTGGAATATTCGTTTAGGTACCTTCAAGAATTCAGTCGCAGTTGATGATTTGGTTGAAAAAATTAGAAAAGCAGGCTTTGATGCTTATCGATTGCCGCGCTATAAGCAGGCCGGCCAGTTAAATCGATTATATGTGGGGCCAAACGTAAATAAAAATGAGCTAAAACGTTTATTGCCAAAATTACAAAAAATCACAGGTTTGAAAGGTGTGATTGAGAAATTTGACCCTCGAGACAAGTAATTAAAAAGCCGACATTTATGTCGGTTTTTTTTGTTTATAACTATTATCAATCTCGTATTTAACTTGTTACAATGACGCGAATTTCAAACGAGTGGAACAAAAAATGGCATGGATTGATTACCTTATCTTAGGTATTGTTGGTTTATCTTCAGTGATAAGTTTAGTGCGTGGTTTTGTCAAGGAAGCGTTCTCTCTTTGTACTTGGTTTTGTGCCTTCTTTATATCTCGCTATTATTATCAAGATATTGCTGCCTACTTAGAAAATTTCGATGCATTTAGTGCTGCATTCAGCGAACAGTTAGTTAAAAATGGCGTTGCGATAGCGCTATTATTTATTTCGACCCTTATGTTAGGGGCTTTGCTAAATTACATACTTGGTCAATTAGTGGATAAAACTGGTTTATCAGGTACGGATAGATTGCTCGGTGTATGCTTTGGTATTGCCCGAGGAGTATTAGTGGTGTGCGTATTACTGTTATTTTTACAGTTATTCACCAGTTTCCCGGAAACGGCTTGGTGGCAGGATTCGCCACTAATAGCTGAGTTAAAACCACTCATTAAATGGTTTTTTGAACATCAAGCTTCTGCATGGGACAACATGCAGGGTTTATGACAAGCGAAACGTTATAAATAGCATTTTATCGAAAGCACAGTAAACGAGGAATTTAGGTTATGTGTGGAATTGTTGGCATTGTTTCTACAACCCCTGTTAATCAGTCTATCTATGACGCATTAACAGTATTACAGCATCGTGGACAGGATGCTGCTGGGATTGTAACCTTAAGTGATGGAAACTTTAGGCAGCGCAAAGCAAATGGTTTAGTGAGCGATGTATTCGAAGCTAAACATATGCAGCGTTTGAAAGGTAATATTGGTATCGGTCATGTTCGATACCCTACAGCAGGAAGCTCGAGCGCCGCTGAGGCTCAACCTTTCTATGTTAACTCTCCGTTCGGTATTTCCCTTGCTCATAACGGAAATCTAACCAACGCCGCTGAATTAAAAGAAGATCAATTTCATAAAGCCCGTCGTCACATTAATACCACGTCTGATTCAGAAGTATTACTTAATGTTATGGCGCATGAATTAGATAAATGCCCAAGTTTACATTTGACTGCAGAAGATATTTTTACTGCAATTAAAGCTGTACACAAGCAAGCACGGGGTGCTTATGCTGTGGTATCACTGATTATTAATCATGGTCTTGTTGCTTTCCGTGATCCTAACGGTATTCGCCCGTTAGTATTAGGTGTGAGAACTGAAGGTGAACGAAAAGAATATATGGTAGCTTCTGAATCTGTTGCACTTGATGCAGTAGGTTTTAACTTTGTACGTGATATTGAACCAGGTGAAGCTGTTTATATTACTGACGAAGGTGAGCTATTTAGCGCGAACTGTGCTGAAAATGCAAAGCATAACCCATGTATCTTTGAATTTGTTTACTTTGCACGTCCAGACTCAACTATTGATAAGGTATCGGTTTACGAATCACGTCTTGCAATGGGCGAGAAACTCGGTCATAAAATTAAGCGTGAATGGGCTGATATTGACATTGATGTTGTGATCCCAATTCCTGAAACGTCATGTGATAGTGCGTTAGAAATTGCAAAAGTACTGGAGTTACCATACCGCCAAGGTTTTGTTAAAAACCGTTATATTGGTCGTACGTTTATCATGCCAGGGCAAACTTTGCGTCGTAAGTCCGTACGTCGTAAACTGAATGCAATTTCATCTGAGTTTATTGGTAAAAATGTGCTATTAGTTGATGATTCTATTGTACGTGGTACAACATCAGAACAGATCATTGAAATGGCACGTGAAGCAGGCGCAAATAAAGTTTACTTAGCTTCCGCAGCCCCTGAAGTACGTTATCCAAACGTATACGGTATTGATATGCCGAGTTCAGAAGAATTGATTGCTCATAACCGCAGTGTTGATGAAATTTCAACTATTATTGGTGCTGATGCGCTTATCTTCCAAGACTTGGGTGATTTGGTCGCTGCAGTTTCAAAATGTAATCCTGAAATTAAAAAGTTCGAAACATCTGTGTTTAGTGGTGAATATGTTACTGGCGATATTGATGAGGCTTACTTACAGCGTCTTAATGATGTCCGTAGCGATGATGCTAAAACAGTCAAAGAACAAAAAGAAGAAATTGCTAATTTAGAGATCCACAATGAAGGCGCGTAATCTTTAATGTGAGCTAAATAATTTAGTTGATTGATTTAAAAAGGAGCGTTACGCTCCTTTTTTTAGATCTTCAATTTATCTAGCCGCGCTATTTTTATGCCTTTTTTAAAAATGCCCGCTGTTGCAGATCATATTGGCCATCATGCCAAATAAGCACGCTACCTTGATCAAACCAATCACCTAACACAATGCGTTTACCAATTTGATCACCCGATAATTGCACGTCGTGAATATTTGGTTTGTGGGTATGACCATGAACTAATATCTGGCAGTTATATTCTTGCATTTTATCGACAACTTCAGATTCCGTTACATCCATGATTTGCATGCTTTTTTGCTGATTACCTTCTTGGCTATGGCCGCGTATTTTATCGGCAATCGCTTCGCGGACAAAGATAGGTAAGCAGGTAAATAGTTTTTGGCGCCATGGGATGTTAACAGCTGCACGAAATGCTTGGTATTTTTCATCTAGCGTACAGAAGGTATCGCCATGTGCAATGAGTACCTTTTGGCCGTCAAGATTAATCACTGTGTAATCCCCGAGGATTGTTATGCCGGTACGTTTAGCAAAACGCTTACTCACCAAGAAATCACGATTCCCTTTCACTAAGAAACATTTCACTCCACTATCGGTTAACGCTTTAAGTCCATCTTGAATGCTGTCGTTAAGTGGATTACTAATGTCATCACCAGACCAGAATTCAAATAGGTCGCCTAAAATGTAGAGAGCGTCAGCTTCGCGTGCTTCGGTCACAAGAAAGTGTAAAAATAACTCGGTAACTTGCGGGCGGCGCTCATCAAGGTGCAGATCTGAAATAAACAAAGTAGTCATGTGGTGGTTTCATCCTTGTCTGGAATAAAAAAATACACTACCTAGGCAGTGTATTTATTTTAAGGAACTGAGTGAGCAATTAAGCTTCTTCTACAGTTACTTTAGTAATGATTATGTCTTCTAGTGGCACATCGCCGTGGCCAAGTTTGTTGCCTGTTGCTACTTTTTTGATTTTTTCAATCACGTCCATACCTTCAACAACTTCAGCAAATACGCAGTAACCCCAACCTTGAGACGTCTTGCTTGTGAAGTCTAGGAAGTTGTTGTCTTTCACGTTGATGAAGAACTGTGAACTTGCTGAATGCGGGTCCATAGTACGAGCCATTGCTAATGCACCACGTTTATTAGACAGACCATTGTCTGCTTCATTTTCGATTGGTGCATTTGAATTTTTCTCTTCCATACCAGGAAGCATGCCGCCACCTTGAACCATGAAACCATCGATTACACGGTGAAAGATAGTACCTTCGTAGAAGCCGCTTTTTGCATATTCTAGGAAGTTAGCTGCTGTTTTTGGTGCACTTTCAAAGTTAAGTGCGATTTTGATATCACCGAAATCTGTATGTAGAGTTATCATTTTAATGATCCTTTAGTTAGTTAACGGGTAAATTCTATCCTAAAGGTTAGCAATGGCAAAGCTTTTCGATACTGAAGGGGTAGGAAGGGCTTATTTTTGTGCTTTCATTTGGCTGATTTATACACTTTTTTCGTTGTTCAGTTAAATTTCGACCTTTTATGCTGTTGCAAAGCTAGTAATCATTAATGCTAATGGTAAAATCAGTCAATTAATTGCATTTTACTGTTTGCGCAAGGATCACTATTCGATGCTGAAGATTTACAACACACTGACTCGCCAAAAAGAAGAATTTAAACCTATCACCGAAGGTGAAATCGGTATGTACGTATGTGGTGTGACTATCTATGATTACTGTCATATAGGTCATGGTCGTACTTTTGTGGCGTTTGATACTGTGGTGCGTTATCTTCGCCATCGCGGTTATGCGGTTAAATTTATCCGTAACATTACAGATGTTGATGACAAGATCATTAAACGTGCCAACGAAAACGGCGAAACTTGCGATCAGTTAACGACGCGTTTTACCCAAGCCATGCACGACGATTTTGATGCACTACATATGATCCGTCCTGACATCGAACCGACGGTAACGGGCCACATGTCAGATATTATCGAGATTATCGAAAAATTAGTAGCAAAAGGCCACGCTTATGTTGCTGATAGTGGCGATGTATTATTTGAAGTGAAGACGTTTGCTGACTACGGTAAATTAAGTGGCCAAGACTTAGATATGCTACAAGCGGGCGCACGCGTTGAAGTTGAATCAAATAAACGTAACCCGATGGACTTCGTGTTATGGAAAATGGCGAAACCAGGTGAACCAAGCTGGGTTTCACCTTGGGGTGAGGGGCGTCCAGGTTGGCATATTGAATGTTCAGCAATGAATAACAAACTACTGGGTGAAGTATTTGATATTCATGGTGGCGGCTCTGATTTGATGTTCCCACATCACGAAAATGAAGTGGCACAATCATGCTGCGCACATAATGGTGAATACGTGAATACCTGGATGCATTCAGGGATGGTACAAATCGACAAAGTTAAAATGTCTAAATCATTAAATAACTTTTTCACTATCCGTGATGTATTAGAAAAATACGATGGCGAGTCTGTACGTTATTTCTTAATTTCTGGTCATTATCGTAGTCAGCTAAATTATTCAGAAGATAATTTAAAACAAGCGCGTGCAAGTTTAGAGCGTTTATATACGGCATTACGTGGTGTGACAGTTGCCGACGTTGATGGTGTTGTTCCTGATTGTGAAGCGTACGTTGAAACGTTTAAAGCGGCAATGGATGATGACTTTAATACACCAGAAGCATTTCCAGTATTGTTTGAACTGGCAAAAGAAATTAACCGTATTAAAGATACTGATGCGAAACGTGCAGGTGAATTAGCTGCGCAGTTAATTTCATTTGGTAATGTACTTGGTCTACTGTCACAAGAACCTGAAGCCTTCTTACAAGGTGATGCGGGTGAAGATGATGAAGTGGCTGAGATAGAAGCGCTTATTAAACAACGTAACGATGCACGTGCAAGTAAAGACTGGGGCATGGCGGATGATGCTCGTGACAAGTTAAATGCGTTGGGTATTGTTTTGGAAGATGGTGCTAACGGTACTACTTGGCGTCGTAAGTAAAGTTGGTGCTGTAAATAAAATTGAATTAACTTTAAATGTTGATGACTGAATTTAAGGCGTCATCAGCGTTTTTTTACTAGATAGGGATTAATCATGTTTAAAATTATTTCAGTGATCATCGGTTGTGCGTTGATTTTTTTCCTTATGCAGCGCATGGGGGGGAATAAAAAACAAGCCGCTGAAAATATAGAATTAGGTAAAGAGTTCTTAGCCGCGAATTTAGAAAAAGAAGGTGTTGAAGTAACAGCTTCAGGCCTACAATCGAAAGTACTTACTGAAGGTACTGGCACTGAACATCCAACCGGCCGTTCTAAAGTAACAGTTCATTATCACGGTACATTATTAGACGGTACTGTGTTTGATAGCTCAGTACAGCGCGGTGAGCCGATTACATTTGGTTTAAATCAAGTGATCCCGGGTTGGACCGAAGGTGTACAGTTGATGGTAGTGGGTGAGAAACGTCGCTTCTTTATTCCCAGCAATCTAGCGTATGGCAACCGAGGTGCTGGTAGTATCCAACCTGGTTCAACACTGATCTTTGAAGTGGAACTGTTAAGTTTCAAATAAATGCCTAATTAAGGTTTAAGCGCAGAGCTTAGCTTACAAAAAAGCCGCATGACCAAAAGGTGATGCGGCTTTTATTATTTATAATACGTGATGATTTATTACGTACTATTTTGTAACTGATTGCTTATCGATTACTTTGAATGGTAATCACGGCAAGAGATTAGAGTATTCTCGATCAAGCTTGCAACTGTCATTGGACCAACACCACCTGGTACAGGGGTAATGAAAGAAGCATTTTCTTTTGCTACTTCAAAGCCAACATCACCAACAAGTTTGCCATTTTCTAAACGGTTAATACCAACATCGACTACCATTGCGCCTTTCT
This Moritella sp. 5 DNA region includes the following protein-coding sequences:
- a CDS encoding SPOR domain-containing protein; protein product: MASTFQHRLVGTIILVAIGIIFLPDLLDGQKVTYRENAASIPLRPALVELAEPVNFDSFDNEVAELLIEPAPTINLTAAKKAEPAVYKPKPITKAPKLIPLAKPVETTKLIPPVGNSWNIRLGTFKNSVAVDDLVEKIRKAGFDAYRLPRYKQAGQLNRLYVGPNVNKNELKRLLPKLQKITGLKGVIEKFDPRDK
- a CDS encoding CvpA family protein; its protein translation is MAWIDYLILGIVGLSSVISLVRGFVKEAFSLCTWFCAFFISRYYYQDIAAYLENFDAFSAAFSEQLVKNGVAIALLFISTLMLGALLNYILGQLVDKTGLSGTDRLLGVCFGIARGVLVVCVLLLFLQLFTSFPETAWWQDSPLIAELKPLIKWFFEHQASAWDNMQGL
- the purF gene encoding amidophosphoribosyltransferase — encoded protein: MCGIVGIVSTTPVNQSIYDALTVLQHRGQDAAGIVTLSDGNFRQRKANGLVSDVFEAKHMQRLKGNIGIGHVRYPTAGSSSAAEAQPFYVNSPFGISLAHNGNLTNAAELKEDQFHKARRHINTTSDSEVLLNVMAHELDKCPSLHLTAEDIFTAIKAVHKQARGAYAVVSLIINHGLVAFRDPNGIRPLVLGVRTEGERKEYMVASESVALDAVGFNFVRDIEPGEAVYITDEGELFSANCAENAKHNPCIFEFVYFARPDSTIDKVSVYESRLAMGEKLGHKIKREWADIDIDVVIPIPETSCDSALEIAKVLELPYRQGFVKNRYIGRTFIMPGQTLRRKSVRRKLNAISSEFIGKNVLLVDDSIVRGTTSEQIIEMAREAGANKVYLASAAPEVRYPNVYGIDMPSSEELIAHNRSVDEISTIIGADALIFQDLGDLVAAVSKCNPEIKKFETSVFSGEYVTGDIDEAYLQRLNDVRSDDAKTVKEQKEEIANLEIHNEGA
- the lpxH gene encoding UDP-2,3-diacylglucosamine diphosphatase, which encodes MTTLFISDLHLDERRPQVTELFLHFLVTEAREADALYILGDLFEFWSGDDISNPLNDSIQDGLKALTDSGVKCFLVKGNRDFLVSKRFAKRTGITILGDYTVINLDGQKVLIAHGDTFCTLDEKYQAFRAAVNIPWRQKLFTCLPIFVREAIADKIRGHSQEGNQQKSMQIMDVTESEVVDKMQEYNCQILVHGHTHKPNIHDVQLSGDQIGKRIVLGDWFDQGSVLIWHDGQYDLQQRAFLKKA
- a CDS encoding peptidylprolyl isomerase, whose protein sequence is MITLHTDFGDIKIALNFESAPKTAANFLEYAKSGFYEGTIFHRVIDGFMVQGGGMLPGMEEKNSNAPIENEADNGLSNKRGALAMARTMDPHSASSQFFINVKDNNFLDFTSKTSQGWGYCVFAEVVEGMDVIEKIKKVATGNKLGHGDVPLEDIIITKVTVEEA
- the cysS gene encoding cysteine--tRNA ligase, with translation MLKIYNTLTRQKEEFKPITEGEIGMYVCGVTIYDYCHIGHGRTFVAFDTVVRYLRHRGYAVKFIRNITDVDDKIIKRANENGETCDQLTTRFTQAMHDDFDALHMIRPDIEPTVTGHMSDIIEIIEKLVAKGHAYVADSGDVLFEVKTFADYGKLSGQDLDMLQAGARVEVESNKRNPMDFVLWKMAKPGEPSWVSPWGEGRPGWHIECSAMNNKLLGEVFDIHGGGSDLMFPHHENEVAQSCCAHNGEYVNTWMHSGMVQIDKVKMSKSLNNFFTIRDVLEKYDGESVRYFLISGHYRSQLNYSEDNLKQARASLERLYTALRGVTVADVDGVVPDCEAYVETFKAAMDDDFNTPEAFPVLFELAKEINRIKDTDAKRAGELAAQLISFGNVLGLLSQEPEAFLQGDAGEDDEVAEIEALIKQRNDARASKDWGMADDARDKLNALGIVLEDGANGTTWRRK
- a CDS encoding FKBP-type peptidyl-prolyl cis-trans isomerase; translated protein: MQRMGGNKKQAAENIELGKEFLAANLEKEGVEVTASGLQSKVLTEGTGTEHPTGRSKVTVHYHGTLLDGTVFDSSVQRGEPITFGLNQVIPGWTEGVQLMVVGEKRRFFIPSNLAYGNRGAGSIQPGSTLIFEVELLSFK